The genomic window CCGCCCACGCGCTGAGCATCTTCGGCGACCACTCGGATGTGATGTCCTGCCGCATGACCGGCTTCGCCATGCTCTCCTCCGAGAGCGTCCAGCAGGCCCATGACTTCGCCGCCATCTGCCATGCGGCCACCCTGCGCAGCCGGGTGCCCATCCTGCACTTCTTCGACGGCTTCCGCACCAGCCACGAGGTCGCCAAGATCGAGATCCTCAACGACGAGGACCTCCGCCACATGGTGCCCGACGAGCTGGTGGCCAAGTTCCGCAAGCACGCCCTGACGCCCGATCACCCGGTGATCCGCGGCACCGCCCAGAACCCCGACACCTTCTTCCAGGCTCGCGAGGCCTGCACCCCCTACTACAAGGCCTTCCCGGCCATCATGCAGCAGGAGATGGACCGCTTCGGCGCCCTGACCGGCCGCAACTACCGCCTCTACGACTACTACGGCCACCCCGAGGCCGAGCGCGTGGTGGTCATCATGGGCTCCGGCTGCGATGTCACCCACGAGTATGTGGAGTGGGCCGCCAAGCAGGGCGAGAAGGTGGGTGTCCTCAAGGTCCGCCTCTTCAGGCCCTTCGCCATCGAGGAATTCGTCCGCGCCCTCCCCGCCTCCGTGAAGAAGATCGCCGTCATGGACCGCTGCAAGGAGCCCGGGTGCCCCGGCGATCCCATGCACATGGATGTGATCTCCGCCCTGCGCGAAGGCCGCGAGGAAGGCCACACCACCCTCGACCCCATCGTCGTGGGCGGCCGCTACGGCCTGTCCTCCAAGGAATTCACCCCCGCCATGGTCAAGGCCATCTACGACAACCTGGCCAAGGACAAGCCGAAGAACCACTTCACCATCGGCATCATGGATGACATCAGCCACAGCTCGCTGACCTACGACGCCAGCTTCGATGTGGAACCTGCCGATGTGACCCGCGCCCTCTTCTATGGCCTCGGCGCTGACGGCACCGTGGGCGCCAACAAGAACTCCATCAAGATCATCGCGGAAGAGACGGACAACTACGGCCAGGGCTACTTCGTCTACGACTCCAAGAAGTCCGGCGCCATCACCATCAGCCACCTGCGCTTCGGACCCCGGCCCATCAAGAGCGCCTACCTGGTGACCAAGGCGAACTTCATCGCCTGCCACCAGACCAGCTTCCTCGAGAAATACGAGATGCTCGAGACCGCCGTGAAGGGCGCCACCTTCCTGCTGAACACGCCCCACAACAGCGAGACGGTGTGGGACACCCTGCCCAAGGAAGTGCAGGAGGCCATCGTCGAGAAGCAGCTCAAGTTCTATGTGATCGACGCCTACGAAGTGGCCAAGAACACCGGCATGGGCGTGCGCATCAACACCATCATGCAGACCTGCTTCTTCGCCATCTCCGGTGTGCTGCCTCGCGAGGAGGCCATCGCCCAGATCAAGAAGGCCATCAAGAAGACCTACGGCAAGAAGGGCGACGCCATCGTCCAGAAGAACTTCGTGGCCGTGGATGAAACCCTGGCCCACCTCCATGAAGTGAAGGTGCCCGCCACGGTCTCCTCCACCCGCGTGCGGCCCCCCGCGGTGGCTGCCGAGGCTCCGGACTTCGTCCAGCGCGTCACGGCCGTGATGATGGAGGGCAAGGGCGACCTGCTGCCCGTCAGCGCCTTCCCGATCGACGGCACCTGGCCCATGGCCACCACCAAGTGGGAGAAGCGCAACATCGCGCTGGAGATCCCCGAGTGGGATGCCGCCCTCTGCATCCAGTGCAACAAGTGCGCGATGGTCTGCCCCCACGCCGCCATCCGCGCCAAGGTCTACGATCCCGCGGCCCTGGCCGGCGCCCCTGAGACCTTCAAGGGCGTGGACTACAAGGGCCCCGAGTTCAAGGGCCAGAAGTACACCATCCAGGTGGCCCCCGAGGACTGCACGGGCTGCACCCTTTGCGTGGAAGTCTGCCCCGCCAAGGACAAGAGCAACCCCAAGCACAAGGCCATCGACATGGTCGCCCAGGCCCCGCTCCGCGAAGCCGAGGCCGCCAACTTCTCGTTCTTCCTCGACCTGCCCGAAGCTGATCGCACCAAGGTGAAGCTCGATGTGAAGGGCACGCAGTTCCTCGAGCCGCTCTTCGAATTCAGCGGCGCCTGCTCGGGCTGCGGCGAGACCCCCTACATCAAGCTGCTCACCCAGCTCTTCGGCGACCGCACGCTGATCGCCAATGCCACGGGCTGCTCCAGCATCTACGGCGGCAACCTGCCCACCACCCCCTACGCCGTGAACAAGGATGGCCGCGGTCCCGCCTGGGCCAACAGCCTCTTCGAAGACAACGCGGAGTTCGGCCTGGGCATGCGTCTCTCCGTGGACAAGCACCAGGAGTTCGCCCTCGAGCTGATGCACCGCCTCGTCGCCAAGCTCGGTGATGAACTCATCACCGGCATCGCCACCGCCGACCAGAGCACCGAAGCCGGCATCAAGGCCCAGCGCGAGCGGGTCGAGATCCTCAAGCAGAAGCTGACCGGGCTCAACGAGCCCGAAGCGAAGATGCTCTATGACCTGGCCGACTACCTGGTCAACAAGAGCGTCTGGATCGTGGGTGGCGACGGCTGGGCCTACGACATCGGCTACGGCGGCCTCGATCATGTGCTCGCCTCTGGCCGCAATGTGAATGTGCTGGTGCTTGATACCGAGGTCTACTCCAACACCGGTGGCCAGGCTTCCAAGTCCACGCCCATGGGCGCCGGCGCCAAGTTCGCCATGGCCGGCAAGAGCATGCCCAAGAAGGACCTGAGCATGATCGCCATGAGCTACGGCGGCATCTATGTGGCCAAGGTCGCCTTCGGCTTCCGCGACGCGCAGACGGTGAAGGCCTTCCAGGAAGCCGAGTCCTACAACGGCCCCAGCCTCATCCTGGCCTACAGCCACTGCATCGCCCACGGCTACGACCTGGCCCACGGCTGCGACCAGCAAAAGCTGGCCGTGGACTCCGGTCACTGGCCGCTCTTCCGCTTCGACCCCCGCCGCCTGGAAAAGGGTGAGGCGCCGCTGCAGATGGATTCCGGCGCGCCCAAGGTGCCCATGCTCCAGTATGTTCGCAACGAGACGCGCTACCGCATGATCGAGCAGCAGAACCCCGAGCACTTCCAGAAGCTCATGGCCCAGGCCCAGCTCGACACCACCAACCGCTACTCCGTCTACGAACAGCTCGCCAAGCTGTCCGTCACGGCCAAGGAAAGCTGAGGGAGACGACATGAACCTCTCGACCACCTACCTCGGCCTCAAGCTGGCCCATCCGTTGATGGCGGGCGCCTCGCCCCTGGTCGATGACATGGGCATGGTCAAGCGCCTCGAAGATGCCGGCGCCTCCGCCATCGTCATGCACTCGCTCTTCGAGGAGCAGATCACCCGCGAAGAGCAGGGCATGATCATGGACATGGAGCTGAGCTCCAATTCCAGCGCGGAAGCCATCTCCTTCTTCCCCCAGCCTGATGAGTTCCGCCTCGGCCCTGAGAAGTACCTCGAGCAGCTTCGTCGCATCAAGCAGGCCGTGGCCGTGCCCGTCATCGCCTCCCTGAACGGCACCACTCCGGCCGGCTGGCTGCACTATGGCCAGCTCATGGAACAGGCCGGCGCGGACGCCCTCGAACTGAATGTCTACTACCTGGCCACGGATCCCACGGAAACCGCCGCCGCCGTGGAAAAGCGCACCCTCGACGCCGTGCGCGCCGTGAAGGCGCAGGTGAAGATCCCCGTCGCCGTGAAGCTCTCGCCCTTCTTCTCCTCCCTGGCGCACTTCGCCGGGGAGCTGGAGACGGCTGGCGCCGATGGCCTGGTGCTCTTCAACCGCTTCTTCCAGCCCGACATCAATGTGGAGGAGCTGACCGCCGAGCCCAGCCTGCAGCTGTCCGGGCCCGAGGACCTGCTGCTCCGCCTGCGCTGGCTGGCCGTGCTGCATCACCACATGAAGGGCAGCCTCGCCGTCTCCGGCGGCGTCCACGACGGCATCGGAGCCCTCAAGGCCGTGATGGCTGGCGCCGACGCCGTGCAGATGGTATCCGCCCTCCTGATCCACGGCCCCGAGCGCCTGGCCCAGTCCCGCGCCACCCTGGCCGAGTGGCTGGAGGAGCATGAGTACGAGTCCCTGGCCCAGGCCCGCGGCAGCATGAGCCTTCAGAAGTGCCCGAACGCCCAGGCCTTCACCCGCGCGAACTACATGCGCATCCTGAACGGCTGGAGGGCCTGAAACCCTGTTTTTCCAACGAGACCCCCGGCTCTCCGGGGGTCTCGCGCATTGTGAAAGAAAGTACACTCTTTGCTGTGATTGACCTAAAGATCGTCTATCATTCAGAATCGACAACCGCCCATAACCTGCGCAGGTGACCATGCTTCCTCTGTCCCAGTCCTCCGGTTACGCCGTTCTGGCCATGAGCTGCCTTGAGGATCCCGGCGGCAAGCCGACGCTGGTGGTGGATGTGGCGGCCCGCACGGGCTTCCCCCGCCCCTACCTCTCGAAGATGATCCACAAGCTCGCCAAGGTGGGCCTGGTGATGGCCAAGCGCGGCAACAAGGGCGGCGTGGTGCTGGCCCTGCCGGCCAAGGAGATCACCCTCGATCTCATTGCCGAGGCCGTCGACGGTTCCGAATGGCGGAACAAGTGCCTGCTGGGCTTCTCGGAGTGCACCGACGAGCGCGCCTGCCCCGCCCACACCTTCTGGAAGTCCGAGCGCGATCACATCCACCGCTGCCTGAAAGACATCTCCCTCGAGGAGATCCGCACCTTCGAGCAGCAGAGCCGCACCTGGCGCCTGGCGGATGCCCTGCCCGAGAAGAAGCTCAAGCCCAAGCCCAAGAAGGCCACCAAGCCCGCCGGCGCCAAGCCTGCCGCCGCGGCCCGCAAGCCGGCCGCGCCGAAGAAGGCCGCCCCCAAGAAGGCCTAGCCCACCTTTTGAGAGCGCCTGCCAAAACCCGGCCGTCTGGGTTTTGGCAGGCGCTCTCGATTCCCGTCGACGGGCTTGGGTGGAACGATCAGTTGAGCCCGTGGTCCGCCCGGAATCGCTCGACGCCCGGGTCCTGGTGGCGGGCCATGTCCGCCAGCGTGACGCCCCTCAGGCGGGCCAGGATCATGTCCAGCGTCTCTCCCCAGAATTCATGGAGGACGCAGGGCGTCTCGTCCGAGCAGCCGGCCAGCCCCACCAGGCAGCGGTTCCGCCAGGTCACGCCATCGATGGCCTCTGACAGATCCTCCAGGGTGATTTCCGTCGCCGGCTTGGCCAGCACCACCCCCCCGTGGTGCCCCCGCCGCGCGGTCACCAGTCCCTTCTTCGCCAGCTTGTGAACCAGCTTGGACAGATAGGAGCGCGGGATCCCCGTGTAATCGGCCACCGACTCCACCAGGACCGGCTGCCCACCCGGCTCCTGAAGACAGCGCATGGCGCGCAGCGCGTAACCAGTGGTTTGGGATAAGGGCAACACGCGCGCCTCCTGTACTCAGGGTTTCACAGTGGCCTTCTTCAATGAGGATCAGTCGGTAATCTAACGAGTCAACCACCCTTGTGATCTTCGTCACGGATGTCTCGGGGAGGAAAAAAACGGGGCCCTGAAGCAGGGCCCCGAAACAGCCAGATCAAGTGAGCCTCAGGCCCCTCCACCCGTGAGGGCGCGGTTCTTTCGGAAGGACCAGATGCCCCAGGCCAGGAAGGCGGCCTCGGCGAGGGCCACCAGCACCATCCACATCACCACCGGCGAATCGCCCATGCCGTAGGAGTGCATGCCCGTGGCCAGGACGAAGTTCACACCCAGGTAGGTCATCACGATGGTCTGGAAGGCCAGGATGCTGACCACCGCCACGCCGAACTTCCCGAGCATCCGGTCGATCTTGGCGTGCAGGATGGCCATGTAGGCCAGGAAGGCGACCAGGGACCAGACTTCCTTGGGGTCCCATCCCCAGTAGCGCCCCCACGACGAGGCGGCCCACATGGAGCCCGTGATGATGCCGGCGATGAGGAAGATGGAGCCCACGAACATGTACCAGTAGAGGAGGTCGTACATCCGGTCGGCGAGTTCCGTCCGGCGCGGGGCGAAGGCGGTCACACCGATCTGCATGTGGGCCACGGCGAGGCCCAGCGCCAGGATGGCGTAGCCCACCATGATGATGGGCACATGGATGGCCAACCAGGGCGTGCCGGCGAGCACCGGCGCGATGGGGTGGATGAAGCGGTCGATGGGCAGCAGGTCGGTGAGCGCCATGGTCAGTGCGGCCATGACCGCCGCGTTCAGGACCACCAGGCGGTTCCGCAGCAGCGCATAGGCGATGACCGCGAACAATCCCACGCCCCAGGCGAGGAAGAGCATGGATTCATACATGTTCGCCGCGGGGATCCGGCCGCCGACATTCCAGCGCAGGAGGATGCCCCAGGTCATCATGGCGAAGCCGCCGATCAGCAATCCGAAGGCCACCCGGTCCAGCATCGGGTTCTGCCGCTTCCAGGCCACGATGGACGCGGCCAGGGAGGCCAGCAGGATGATCCAGGACAGACGGACGGGGTTCAGCCGGTTGTAGAAGATCTCGCGATCGATCGCCTCCACCGAAGGCCAGCCTTCCTGGCGGGGTCCCTGCATCAGGCGCTCCATGCCCTCGGGCGTCGGCTCGGGAATGGCCCGCCAGCGGGCCTTGGGATCCACGGAGACGGGGAGCGGCCGCACCGCTTGGTTGAGCCCGATGGACTGCATGGCGAGCAGGCGCTGTTCGAGCTTCTGCGCGTCTTGCAGCAGGCCCTGGAGCGGCCTCCGCTCCGCCTCGGCCTGATGGGCGGCCTGCAGCAGCCCCACCAGCTTCGGGTTGCGGACGAACTGCACGAAGGAGGCATGGGTGGTGGAGGCCGGGAAATCCAGGGCCTTGGCCAGGGCATCCGACCCCACCAGGACCATTGGCGATTCGGCACCCACATTGGGATTGAAGAGCCACACCGAGACCGTCGCCACGGGATCCTCCCCCTTCCAGGAAGAGGCTCCCGTCACGGTCCACACCATCTCCCGCGCCAGGGTGTCGAAGGGCATGACGCGGCCATCATGCTGCACCGGCAGGCGTCGCAGAGACTCCGTGGCCGGGGCGGCCTGGGCGCTGAGCGCACCGCCGAGCAACGCCAGCGCCAACAGCGCCGTCCGGCCCGCTCCCGGCGCCGTGGGCTTCGCCAGGGCACCATTCCGGCTCTGGGAGGCGCGCGTGGCCAGTACGATGATCATGCCCAGGATGAGGGTGATGAACCCGGTGAAGACGATGGACTGACCCGGATCCTTGGACACCGCGAGCACAGTCGCCTCGCGGCCGGCCATCTGCTGGTAGCTCGACTGGAAGAGCGCGTAGCCCCGGTGGTGGAGCTCGTTGTTCATCCAGATCTTGGCCGGAAAGGTCTTGCCGGTCTCATGATCCGTGATCTGGACCTGGCTGGAGAATCCGGCCGGCCGCATGGTGCCCGGGTAGGTGTCCAGCACGAAGTCGTCCAGCTTGACCGTGAACGGAAGCTGGTGGCGGACCACCGTCTCGCTCTCCTGGTGCTGTCCGTTCGCGTGGATGTGCTGTTCGATGACCGAGGCGCTCTCCCCTTCCCAGAGGCTGAGGTTACCTTCGATCTTGAAGAAATATGTGACGGCCGAACCCGCGAAGATCAGCAGCAGCGAGGCGTGGACCACCACGAAGCCGATGCGCTTCTTCGTCCACGGGAACAGGTCGGCGATGGACAGGGCCAGGTTGAGGGCGAACAGCCCCTGCAGCCCCAGGAACCACCACGCGTAATAGACCAGGCGGCCGGCCGTTTCCGCGCCGGTGCGGGTCTCGACGATGGTCCCCACGGACAGGCCGACCAGCAGCAGGATGAGCAGGATGACCGCCAGCTTCAGGGAAGCGAGAAACGCGAACAGTTTTTTCATGGATCCGATCCTGGTTAAGGAAGGAGGGTTCGACTGAGTGGCTAGCGGATCGCGCCTGACTGCTTGGCGACGACCTTGTCCTTGATCCGCGCGTAGACCTCGGGAGTCACGATGTTGCGCGTGAGGAGGTGCGCCTTCGAGTGGTAAGGCCGCCCTGCGATGATCTTGGCCGCCAGCTCCTCAGGAATACCCAGCATGAAACTGAGTTCGTTCTTGGCGGCGCCGTTGATGTCCACGGGCTTCAGTTTGCCCTTTGTCCTGGGGGCGATCGCCGGCGCCTTGGGCGCCCTGGCCGCCTTGCCCTTCGCGGCCGGCTGGTCTTCGGCGGCCAGCGGAGCGGCGGCCGTCAGCAGGAGCAACGCAGCAGCCAGGCAGGTCCTGAGGGTACGGATCGTCATGGGTGGTCTCCGTGGGGGTGCATGAAACCCCGACCCAGGAGAACACAAAAACGACCCGGGTACGGTCACATACCCGGGTCGTCTTCTATGGATGGGAAGGGTGGATTTTCACCACCCTTCCCTTTTTATTTCTTTACTTGTGAACAGCGGTGGGGCCGAACTGCGAACCCGCGCCGTGGCAGGCGCCACAGGCTTCACTGGTCATGTTCAGGGCACTGCGGTTCACCTTGATCTGGCCACCGTTCGTGACCATGTGGGCCTTGGCGGCGGCACTGTCATGGCAGGTGACGCAGGCGGCGGTGAACGGGGTGATCATCTTGTCCGTGGCGCTGACGGTGTCGATCGAGGTCTGGGCGTCCGCGGTGGTCAGGATGGCGCCGTTGTCCGCCAGTTCGCGGCTGGCCAGCAGCTTGCCGGAGGTGGGCATGTTGTAGCCGGTGGAGGTGTGGCAGCTCTGGCAGTTGCTCAGGATGCCGGGGAAGCCGACCCGGGCGCCGTCCACGATGGTGATGTTGCCACTGCGGTTGCGGGTGATCGCGATGGGGCTGGTGCGATCGGCGCCGGCGTGGATGCCGTGGATCATGTCCTTGAAGTTGTTGGTGGTCTGGGGGAACTTCAGGGCCACATTCGGGTTGGTCGGAACGGGGTTGGTGGTGAAGTCGATGCCCGTCCAGTTCTTCAGGCTGACCAGGTCCTTGGCGGAGAACTTGTTCGAGGGCACATAGTAGGCGTTGATCTGGGCATCGGAGGTGCCGCGGCCGCTGGTGGTGAGGCCGGGGACATGGCAGGTGACGCAGACCTGGACTTCATAGACGCGGTTGCCGCCGTGGCCTTCGAACCACTCGTGGCACTTGGCGCACTTGGCCGAATCGATGGCGGTGCGACGGACGGCATCACCCGTGACGGCCTTGACCACGGAGATGGCGTGGCGGGCAGCGGCGGGACTGACCTGGGTGAAGTAGCCCTGCAGCGAAACCGAGCGGAGCTTGGCGGTGGCGGGGAAGGCGTTCAGCACGGTCGCGGTGTAGTAGCCGCTGGCATCGACTGAGGCGGAAATCGTTCCGCTAGCCGCAGCTTTGCTATTGTCCCGAAGGGTGATCAGGGAAACCGACTGAGGCTGGCCGTTCTTGAGACCGAGGTTGTTGTAGTCGGCGGGATCGGTGATGCCGTCCTGATCCTGGGCGTAGGCGAACAGGAAGCTGGGAGCGCCGGTGAAACCAGTAAGGATGCTGCCACTGTTGGTGTTCAAAGGGCCGGCAGCGGCGGGCAGGAAGGTGGTGTCCTTGCCGTCGGCCTTGATCTTGAAGACGACCGTGGCGGTGGTGCCGGAGACGGCGGCGGACTTGATCTCGTAGGTGAAGTTCACCAGGCCGGCCGCAACGGTCGGGTTGTGGGGCGTCACATTGGCGGTCATGTGGTAGGTCTTGATCGCGGCCGAGTCATGGCAGATGGTGCAGGCCAGATCGTTGAGCTGCGGGACATTGGTGCCCGGCATGTGGTTCGCGCCCGTGGCGAAATCCACGGCGTCGTGGCAGGTGCCGCAGGCCAGCCGGCTGGGCTTCAGGTTCCAGTTCTGGGCCTGGGCCACGCCGTCATGGCACTTGGAGCACATGCGCTGACCACCGTCGAGCATCGAGTAGCCGAGGGTCTCGAACTTGACATTGGCGTAGTTGTAGCCGGTCTTGGTCAGTTCGGAGCCCATGTGGATCCGGTGGGCCATGGCCGTCAGATCGCCCACGGCGCCGCCGTTGATCTTGCGCTGCCCGGCGACGGCATCGTAGCCCGTGGCCGTGGTGGTGGCTTCGGCGTAGCCGAACTTGCGCTGGTCGGTGTGGCACACGGCGCAGTAGCGGACTTCCACGCGGCCGCCGCCATGGAAGGCGAGCTTGTCATGGCACTCATTGCAGTTGTTGATGGAGACGACATCGCGGATGTCCGTCGTGGCGGTGACGGGGGCGCCCGTGGCCGGCACGAAGTCGTAGATCACATTGATGGGGTTCGTCATGTTGACGGAAGGCGTGACAGTCACGCCGTTGGCCGTGTTGCTGCCGGTCCCGCGGGCGGCGCCCGAGAACTGGATGCTGAGGCGGTGCACGAGGTTGGGCGCGTAGGTCACATCACCCAGGTCGGCCTTGGCGGCAGGGGCGGTGTAGGTGGCCGCATCCAGGGCCGCCTGGACCTTGGTGATGTCGCGGTAGAAGGTGTACTTGTAGGTGCCGTCGCCGTTGTCCACCAGGGTGCCGGTGTTGTCGGTGGTGGGCCGGGTGGGGGCCGCGGCGGCAGTGGTGGTCGGGGTGCTGGTCACGATGTAGCTGACCCACTTGCTGGGAGCCTTGGTCGCGGCATCCTCGGGCACCAGCTTCGCCATGGCGAAGGCCAGGTTGGGATAGCTGGCGACAAGAGCCGTGGAGCTCTTGGAGGTGAAGCCACCGAGGCCCCGGATGCCGATGCCGGCGGCATCGGTCACCTGGAAGTTGACCACCGGGGCAGCGCCCATGGTGACGCTGGTGACCTTGACCGTGGCCTTGAGGTTGGCCCACTGATCCGTGGTCAGGCGATCCGCATCGACGATGGTGATGCCGTTGGTGCCATTGGTGCCATTGGTGCCATTGGTCCCGTTGGTGCCATTGGTCCCGTTCAGGCCGGCGTTGCCGTCTTTGCCATTGCAGCCGATCAGCACCAGCGCGATGGCGGCGGTGGCGATCAGGCCGCACAGCTGTTTGAGGGGTTTGTGTTGCATGTCTTTTCTCCCTTGGTGGAGGTGGAACTAAGAGTCATGAGACGCGTGGAGGGGTCCTGGGACTGAGCAACCGGATCACGCACCCCCTGTGGAACTGGGTGGGGCGGGCGCGGGATTCCCAAGGAAGCCAGCGCGAAGGAATGCATCTGTGGGTCCGGTGCGCCGGCAAGGCGCTGATGTTCAATCCACAGAAAGCTGATGCCTATGTCAAAAATCACCCAAAGGATAGCCATCCCTTTGATCACCTCAAAGGTGGATATGATCCTCATGCATATGCCTTCATGCTTAAAAAGATGCCAATACAAATTGGGTGTCTAGACCTTTTGTTATCTGCAAGATCACGCGGATGATGCCTTTCAGCCTCTCCCGCTTTATCCGACGGAGGAGGCTTGAAAAAAGAATCGGCGACCAGAGGTTCCCACTTGCGACAAAGTTGTGACCTTTGCCACTCGAGCCCGGCCCCATGCGAAAGGACCCGGAGCGGGTCGGCTCCGGGTCCTGGGTGCAGCGGCTTCTTCGGGGAGGTGGCGAGGTCGTTGGCGCGATCGTGGCGGCTCGGCGGGCCGCCGGGCTCCGCGGGTTTCCCTCAGCGCTTGGCGGCCGGGTTCCGTACGGCCACCCGGTCCCGGATGGCCAGGTAGACCCCCTCAGGCAGGGCCCCGTTGGTCACCAGGTGCGCCTTCGTCAGATAGGGGCGCCCGGCGATGATCTTGTCCGCATAGGCGTCTGTGATCCCCGGGACGGTCTTCAGCTGCTCCTTGGAGGCCGTATTGAGGTCGATGCGCTTGGCATCCGCCTCGGCTTTGGCCTTCTCCTTCGCCTTGATGCGCGCGGCCCGGGCCTTGGCCTTCGCCGCGGTGCTGCTGGATTTCTTCGGCGTCAGGCGCTGGTCCTGGGCAGGATCCTGCGCGGGGGCCACGGCAGCAGCGGTCATCACCAGGGTCAGCAGGGTGGTCTTGAGGGCTCGGTTCATCATGGCTCACTCCAGTCGGGGCTTGATTGTCAGGCGGTGGGCTGACAATCGTCAACGGCCGGCTCCCGCGCCGACGGTGGGCAGGCCGCCGTGGGATCCACGCGAAACGGCCCGGACGCAAAGCGTCCGGGCCGTTTCGTCAGGGCGGGGTGGTGCGCCCCGGAGCCGGCAAGCCGGACTCCGGGAAACAGCGACTAGAACTTCATGTGCACAGCCTTGATGTCCGCGGTCTTGCCGGTGCCGTGGCAGATCATGCACTGCTCGGTCCGGGTGGACAGCAGGCTGCGGTTCTCGTTGATGGTGCCGCCATTGCCCTTCATGTGGGCGATCGCCGCCGTGTTGTCATGGCAGGCGAAGCAGGCCGCGCTGATGGGTGAGAT from Geothrix sp. includes these protein-coding regions:
- a CDS encoding OmcA/MtrC family decaheme c-type cytochrome, coding for MQHKPLKQLCGLIATAAIALVLIGCNGKDGNAGLNGTNGTNGTNGTNGTNGTNGITIVDADRLTTDQWANLKATVKVTSVTMGAAPVVNFQVTDAAGIGIRGLGGFTSKSSTALVASYPNLAFAMAKLVPEDAATKAPSKWVSYIVTSTPTTTAAAAPTRPTTDNTGTLVDNGDGTYKYTFYRDITKVQAALDAATYTAPAAKADLGDVTYAPNLVHRLSIQFSGAARGTGSNTANGVTVTPSVNMTNPINVIYDFVPATGAPVTATTDIRDVVSINNCNECHDKLAFHGGGRVEVRYCAVCHTDQRKFGYAEATTTATGYDAVAGQRKINGGAVGDLTAMAHRIHMGSELTKTGYNYANVKFETLGYSMLDGGQRMCSKCHDGVAQAQNWNLKPSRLACGTCHDAVDFATGANHMPGTNVPQLNDLACTICHDSAAIKTYHMTANVTPHNPTVAAGLVNFTYEIKSAAVSGTTATVVFKIKADGKDTTFLPAAAGPLNTNSGSILTGFTGAPSFLFAYAQDQDGITDPADYNNLGLKNGQPQSVSLITLRDNSKAAASGTISASVDASGYYTATVLNAFPATAKLRSVSLQGYFTQVSPAAARHAISVVKAVTGDAVRRTAIDSAKCAKCHEWFEGHGGNRVYEVQVCVTCHVPGLTTSGRGTSDAQINAYYVPSNKFSAKDLVSLKNWTGIDFTTNPVPTNPNVALKFPQTTNNFKDMIHGIHAGADRTSPIAITRNRSGNITIVDGARVGFPGILSNCQSCHTSTGYNMPTSGKLLASRELADNGAILTTADAQTSIDTVSATDKMITPFTAACVTCHDSAAAKAHMVTNGGQIKVNRSALNMTSEACGACHGAGSQFGPTAVHK
- a CDS encoding helix-hairpin-helix domain-containing protein; the protein is MMNRALKTTLLTLVMTAAAVAPAQDPAQDQRLTPKKSSSTAAKAKARAARIKAKEKAKAEADAKRIDLNTASKEQLKTVPGITDAYADKIIAGRPYLTKAHLVTNGALPEGVYLAIRDRVAVRNPAAKR